In the genome of Flaviflexus ciconiae, one region contains:
- the acnA gene encoding aconitate hydratase AcnA, with protein sequence MSVDSFGAKASLSVGEKEYDIYRLDAVPGLDKLPYSLKVLGENLLRTEDGANVTKDHINALANWDPNAEPSDEIQFTPARVVMQDFTGVPCVVDLATMREAVVELGGNPESINPLNPAELVIDHSVQIDVFGTNQALELNMEREYERNGERYQFLRWGQGAFENFKVVPPGTGIVHQVNIEYLARVTMASEEDGKTVAYPDTCVGTDSHTTMVNGLGVLGWGVGGIEAEAAMLGQPISMLIPRVVGFKLKGEIPTGATATDVVLTITEKLREHGVVGKFVEFYGEGVAEVPLANRATIGNMSPEFGCTAAIFPVDDVTLSYMRLTGRSEEQIALVESYSKEQGLWHDPSVEAEYSEYLELDLSTVVPSIAGPKRPQDRVPLSESKESFAGTLPDYISGKGVEPTELDREIASTMDASDPISPEGHSVEGDSREVAVKAATRPHRTVSITMPDGTKTTLDHGDVVIASITSCTNTSNPEVMMAAALLAKKAADLGLKSKPWVKTSMAPGSKVVTDYYEKAGLWPSLEALGFNLVGYGCTTCIGNSGPLPEDISRVVNEEDLTVVSVLSGNRNFEGRINPDVKMNYLASPPLVIAYALAGTMDFDFDNEPLGQDHLGNDVFLADVWPNQEEVQQTIDATIDSDMFTRNYGSVFDGDERWRSLDTPEGNTFVWEDDSTYVRKAPFFDGMGLEPAPVEDIAGARVLAKLGDSVTTDHISPAGAIKADSPAGRYLTDHGIARKDFNSYGSRRGNHEVMIRGTFANIRLRNQLLDNVEGGYTKNLLTGEQESIFDASEAYREAGVPLVVLGGKEYGSGSSRDWAAKGTSLLGVKAVITESFERIHRSNLIGMGVLPLEYPAGKTADSLGLDGTETFSISGITAINDGPTPKTVKVVAVKENGEEVTFDAVVRIDTPGEADYFRHGGILQYVLRSLVK encoded by the coding sequence GTGAGCGTTGACAGTTTTGGAGCAAAAGCCTCCCTGAGCGTCGGGGAGAAGGAATACGATATTTACCGTCTCGACGCGGTTCCCGGTCTTGACAAGCTGCCCTACAGCCTGAAGGTTCTCGGCGAGAACCTGCTGCGCACCGAGGACGGTGCGAACGTCACCAAGGACCACATCAATGCCCTGGCAAACTGGGACCCGAATGCTGAGCCGTCCGACGAGATTCAGTTCACCCCGGCCCGCGTTGTCATGCAGGACTTCACCGGTGTTCCCTGTGTCGTCGACCTGGCAACCATGCGCGAGGCAGTCGTCGAGCTCGGTGGTAACCCCGAGTCGATTAACCCGCTGAACCCGGCCGAGTTGGTCATCGACCACTCGGTCCAGATTGACGTGTTCGGCACCAATCAGGCTCTCGAGCTCAACATGGAGCGCGAGTACGAGCGCAACGGTGAGCGCTACCAGTTCCTGCGCTGGGGCCAGGGAGCCTTCGAGAACTTTAAGGTCGTCCCGCCCGGCACCGGTATCGTCCACCAGGTCAATATCGAGTACCTGGCACGCGTGACGATGGCATCCGAGGAAGACGGCAAGACCGTTGCCTACCCGGACACCTGTGTCGGCACCGACTCGCACACGACGATGGTTAACGGCCTCGGCGTGCTCGGTTGGGGCGTTGGTGGCATCGAGGCCGAGGCAGCGATGCTCGGCCAGCCCATTTCCATGCTGATCCCGCGCGTTGTTGGCTTCAAGCTCAAGGGCGAGATCCCCACCGGTGCAACCGCAACCGACGTTGTTCTGACGATCACCGAGAAGCTCCGCGAGCACGGCGTTGTCGGCAAGTTCGTTGAGTTCTACGGCGAGGGCGTGGCCGAGGTTCCGCTCGCCAACCGCGCCACGATCGGCAACATGTCGCCCGAGTTTGGCTGCACGGCCGCAATCTTCCCGGTTGACGACGTCACCCTGTCGTACATGCGCCTAACCGGCCGTAGCGAAGAGCAGATTGCTCTCGTCGAGTCCTACTCGAAGGAGCAGGGCCTTTGGCACGATCCGTCGGTTGAGGCCGAGTACTCGGAGTACCTCGAACTGGACCTGTCGACGGTTGTTCCGTCGATTGCCGGCCCGAAGCGTCCCCAGGACCGCGTCCCGCTGTCCGAGTCGAAGGAATCCTTCGCGGGCACCTTGCCCGACTACATTTCGGGCAAGGGCGTGGAGCCGACCGAGCTCGACCGCGAGATCGCGTCGACGATGGATGCGTCCGATCCAATTTCGCCCGAGGGCCACTCCGTTGAGGGCGACTCCCGCGAGGTCGCAGTTAAGGCAGCGACCCGTCCGCACCGCACGGTGTCAATTACGATGCCCGATGGCACGAAGACGACCCTCGATCACGGCGATGTTGTCATTGCCTCGATCACGTCCTGCACGAACACCTCGAACCCCGAGGTCATGATGGCGGCGGCGCTGCTTGCTAAGAAGGCCGCTGACCTGGGCCTGAAGTCGAAGCCCTGGGTGAAGACCTCGATGGCTCCCGGCTCGAAGGTTGTCACCGATTACTACGAAAAGGCCGGCCTGTGGCCGTCGCTCGAAGCGCTCGGCTTCAACCTTGTTGGCTACGGTTGCACCACCTGCATCGGTAACTCCGGCCCGCTCCCCGAGGACATCTCCCGCGTTGTCAACGAGGAAGATCTCACGGTTGTGTCGGTGCTGTCCGGTAACCGTAACTTCGAGGGTCGCATCAACCCCGACGTCAAGATGAACTACCTGGCGTCCCCGCCGCTCGTCATTGCCTACGCACTGGCCGGCACGATGGACTTCGACTTCGACAACGAGCCCCTCGGTCAGGACCACCTCGGCAACGACGTGTTCCTCGCCGACGTGTGGCCGAACCAGGAAGAAGTTCAGCAGACGATCGACGCCACGATCGACTCCGACATGTTCACCCGCAACTACGGTTCGGTCTTCGACGGTGACGAGCGCTGGCGCTCGCTCGACACCCCGGAGGGCAACACCTTCGTGTGGGAAGACGACTCCACCTACGTCCGCAAGGCACCGTTCTTTGACGGCATGGGCCTCGAGCCCGCACCGGTTGAAGACATCGCCGGTGCGCGGGTTCTTGCCAAGTTGGGTGACTCGGTCACAACCGACCACATCTCCCCGGCAGGTGCAATTAAGGCTGACTCGCCCGCGGGTCGCTACCTGACGGACCACGGCATTGCGCGCAAGGATTTCAACTCCTACGGCTCGCGCCGCGGTAACCACGAGGTCATGATTCGCGGTACGTTCGCGAACATCCGCCTGCGTAACCAACTTCTCGACAACGTTGAGGGCGGCTACACGAAGAACTTGCTGACCGGTGAGCAGGAGTCGATCTTTGACGCCTCCGAGGCATACCGCGAGGCCGGTGTTCCGCTCGTCGTTCTCGGCGGCAAGGAATACGGTTCCGGTTCGTCCCGCGACTGGGCCGCGAAGGGCACGTCCCTCCTCGGTGTCAAGGCAGTCATCACCGAGTCGTTTGAGCGCATTCACCGCTCGAACCTCATCGGCATGGGTGTCCTGCCCCTCGAGTACCCGGCTGGCAAGACCGCCGACTCGCTCGGACTGGACGGCACCGAGACCTTCTCAATCTCGGGCATCACCGCCATCAACGATGGCCCGACCCCGAAGACCGTCAAGGTTGTCGCAGTCAAGGAGAACGGCGAAGAGGTTACCTTCGACGCTGTTGTCCGCATCGATACCCCCGGCGAGGCCGACTACTTCCGTCACGGAGGCATCCTCCAGTACGTGCTGCGTTCCCTCGTGAAGTAA